The Carassius gibelio isolate Cgi1373 ecotype wild population from Czech Republic chromosome B12, carGib1.2-hapl.c, whole genome shotgun sequence genome has a segment encoding these proteins:
- the LOC127969332 gene encoding uncharacterized protein LOC127969332, with amino-acid sequence MLVKVKLGDAPKFVKITELSLEEFLSAAFLKFGVPAVPENVKVFDESGTEVDGDVFEDIVRDPSVGVLTIKHGADLDSASPQASHEQSNRSRTPSVDSSDSQDTVIIEETSSSKRMRLDEEAKKLVETILVQKSGGECIITEYNRTKSLGDETRRKMVNILAAHMTEKNGTSPTRQVKEKYARGIVALFPYLSDPFSKNGYEHYYDGESGTGYLAWRIKTIQRGLAKERRASFEGTSTEGGSGGPTVRRQSEFNSE; translated from the exons ATGCTGGTTAAGGTGAAACTTGGGGATGCCCCAAAATTTGTCAAGATAACAGAGCTGAGCCTGGAGGAATTTCTATCTGctg catttttaaaGTTTGGTGTCCCAGCTGTACCAGAGAATGTGAAGGTTTTTGATGAGTCAGGGACTGAGGTGGATGGTGATGTTTTTGAGGATATAGTCAGAGATCCCTCAGTTGGAGTTCTTACCATAAAACATGGTGCag ACTTGGATTCTGCTTCTCCACAAGCCTCTCATGAGCAGTCAAATCGGTCCCGCACTCCATCCGTGGACTCCAGTGACTCACAGGACACAGTCATTATTGAAGAAACTTCTTCAAGTAAACGAATGAGGCTAGACGAAGAAGCTAAAAAG TTGGTGGAAACCATTCTTGTCCAGAAATCTGGTGGGGAGTGTATAATAACGGAGTACAACCGAACTAAGTCTTTGGGGGATGAAACAAGGAGGAAAATGGTTAATATCTTGGCAGCTCACATGACAGAAAAGAATGG TACGTCACCAACAAGGCAGGTGAAAGAAAAATATGCCAGAGGAATTGTGGCTTTGTTCCCGTACCTCAGTGACCCCTTTTCCAAAAATGGCTAC GAACATTACTATGATGGCGAAAGCGGTACTGGGTACTTGGCATGGAGAATCAAAACTATACAGAGAGGCTTAGCTAAAGAACGACGTGCATCATTTGAAG GAACGTCTACTGAAGGGGGGTCTGGTGGACCAACTGTAAGACGGCAGTCAGAGTTTAATTCAgagtag